In Arctopsyche grandis isolate Sample6627 unplaced genomic scaffold, ASM5162203v2 HiC_scaffold_334, whole genome shotgun sequence, one DNA window encodes the following:
- the LOC143922080 gene encoding uncharacterized protein LOC143922080 yields MEVKRDYKAICKEYADKDDNSVLDVPRTPENGYSSLDVDCTLFFNADSNNPTNNEECPEDTLEVLKIHDFDMYLKRISVIVKDHMGKTFLFCKGAPDSVEKILKSKPACYSEKVRDYGLEGYRVLAVAWREIKEPFSRLQDEADLEFLGFLILANKLKEETFDVIKELREANLAPKMCTGDSILTAISVAKECGMIDISMPVLFPVLEEGCKSCYDVEWYSTADEDYIFDKFKLV; encoded by the exons ATGGAAGTAAAAAGAGATTATAAAGCGATTTGCAAAGAATATGCTGATAAAGATGATAATAGCGTTCTTGATGTACCCCGTACACCTGAAAATGGGTACAGCAGCTTAGATGTCgattgtacattattttttaatgcagATTCTAATAATCCAACAAATAACGAGGAATGCCCAGAAGATACTTTAGAAGTTCTCAAAATACATGATTTTGACATGTATCTTAAAAGAATAAGTGTTATTGTAAAAGATCACATGGGAAAAACGTTCTTATTTTGTAAAGGTGCCCCTGATTCCGTTGAAAAAATACTGAAATCTAAACCTGCGTGTTATTCTGAGAAGGTAAGAGATTATGGCCTTGAAGGTTATCGCGTTCTTGCTGTGGCCTGGCGTGAGATTAAAGAGCCATTTTCAAGGTTACAAGACGAAGCAGATCTTGAATTTTTaggatttttaatattagcaaaTAAGCTGAAAGAAGAAACATTTGATGTAATTAAAGAACTTCGTGAAGCTAACTTGGCCCCTAAAATGTGTACGGGGGATAGCATTCTAACGGCTATTAGTGTAGCAAAAGAATGTGGAATGATTGATATATCAATGCCAGTTCTTTTCCCAGTTTTAGAAGAGGGGTGTAAATCGTGCTATGATGTCGAATGGTATTCTACTGCTGATGAAGACTAcatttttgacaaatttaaGCTT gTGTAG